In a genomic window of Hippoglossus stenolepis isolate QCI-W04-F060 chromosome 17, HSTE1.2, whole genome shotgun sequence:
- the xkr8.3 gene encoding XK-related protein 8.3 yields MERSAFSKYSWIDFVFSVIGVCTFLVDWGSDVWVATEFYCRGDLLWFALLVGLMVLSSVVVQMFSWFWFMYDRELPGFSGRPGAGTVLFGDRVKLSCLLHVLQLGFLCRHISAIRQGFRVWWRKEEGSEYAVYLTHDLSMLRLIETFCESAPQLTLMIYVMLRTNKARTVQFVSIAASTTSIAWMVVDYHRSLRSFLPDKAKQGWGSSLIYFLWNLLLIAPRVAALALFASVLPGYIGVHFLILWFVFVLWVWRQRTYFMDSVGGEWLYRATVGLIWYFSWFNVADGRTRGRSLVYHSFITTDAGILLVTWWCYRDPVQTESYALALIITLPLIYLLGLLFKTLYYCCFHPKLWRPPMRDPGLPDDLPDAEVSFKDISIQDGTLSSQLLNKRMAGHASNFYSKQKDVGQTDKTSKAESPRL; encoded by the exons ATGGAGCGCTCCGCTTTCTCGAAATACTCCTGGATCGACTTCGTCTTCTCGGTGATCGGAGTGTGCACCTTCCTGGTGGACTGGGGATCGGACGTGTGGGTGGCCACCGAGTTTTACTGCCGCGGGGACCTGCTGTGGTTCGCGCTGCTGGTCGGCCTCATGGTCCTGTCCTCGGTCGTGGTCCAGATGTTCAGCTGGTTCTGGTTCATGTACGACCGGGAGCTGCCCGGGTTCAGCGGGCGGCCCGGAGCGGGGACCGTGCTGTTCGGGGACCGGGTGAAGCTCTCCTGCCTGCTACATGTGCTGCAGCTCGGCTTCCTCTGCAG GCACATCTCCGCCATACGCCAAGGCTTCAGGGTTTGGTGGCGGAAAGAGGAAGGGTCCGAGTACGCCGTGTACCTGACACATGACCTCAGCATGCTGCGACTCATCGAGACGTTCTGTGAGAGCGCGCCCCAGCTCACCCTCATGATCTATGTCATGCTGCGCACCAACAAGGCCAGGACTGTTCAGT TTGTGAGCATTGCTGCATCAACCACCTCCATCGCCTGGATGGTGGTGGACTACCACCGCTCCCTGCGCTCCTTCCTCCCAGACAAAGCCAAGCAGGGCTGGGGTTCCTCCTTGATCTACTTCCTGTGGAATCTGCTGCTAATCGCCCCCCGTGTGGCAGCGCTCGCTCTGTTTGCCTCAGTCCTGCCCGGGTACATCGGCGTCCACTTTCTCATCCTgtggtttgtctttgtgttgtggGTGTGGCGGCAGAGGACGTACTTCATGGACAGTGTGGGTGGCGAGTGGCTCTACCGGGCCACCGTAGGACTCATTTGGTACTTCAGCTGGTTCAATGTAGCAGATGGTCGGACCCGAGGCCGGAGCCTCGTCTACCATTCCTTCATTACCACTGATGCAGGAATCCTGCTGGTGACCTGGTGGTGCTACAGAGACCCTGTCCAGACGGAGTCTTACGCCCTGGCTCTGATCATCACTCTACCTCTCATCTACCTCCTGGGACTGCTCTTCAAAACCCTCTACTACTGCTGCTTCCACCCCAAACTGTGGAGGCCCCCGATGAGGGACCCCGGGCTGCCCGATGATCTGCCTGATGCCGAAGTGTCCTTCAAAGACATTTCCATCCAGGACGGCACGCTGTCCTCCCAGCTGCTCAACAAACGGATGGCCGGCCACGCTTCAAATTTTTACTCGAAGCAGAAAGACGttggacagacggacaaaacCAGTAAAGCAGAATCACCGCGTCTATGa